Proteins encoded in a region of the Paucidesulfovibrio longus DSM 6739 genome:
- a CDS encoding DUF2325 domain-containing protein gives MCAALVGGMDRLKREYIDVAKKGGVKLKVFTGKENRVADQIGSCGLVIVFTNKVSHKARIEVAAHAKSRGIPMKMLHSCGVSTLRKALEA, from the coding sequence ATGTGTGCAGCGCTCGTGGGCGGAATGGACCGGCTCAAAAGGGAATACATCGACGTGGCCAAGAAGGGCGGCGTGAAGCTCAAGGTCTTCACGGGCAAGGAGAACCGGGTCGCCGACCAGATCGGCAGCTGCGGGCTGGTCATCGTCTTCACCAACAAGGTTTCGCACAAGGCCCGCATCGAGGTCGCGGCGCATGCCAAGTCCAGGGGAATCCCCATGAAGATGCTGCACTCCTGCGGCGTCTCCACCCTGCGCAAGGCGTTGGAGGCATAG
- a CDS encoding secondary thiamine-phosphate synthase enzyme YjbQ yields the protein MDRLLVTTSSTEQMVNITAPTQGLVTQRAWRDGILTLFCPHTSASITLSEGHDPEVGGDLMRSLKRLLPPDQGYLHEGNPDAHLKSILTGNSLQIIVENGQLQLGSWQGVFFCEFDGPRPREVWVKFQG from the coding sequence ATGGACAGGCTGCTGGTCACCACCTCCTCCACGGAGCAGATGGTCAACATCACGGCCCCGACCCAGGGGCTGGTCACGCAGCGCGCATGGCGCGACGGAATCCTTACGCTCTTCTGCCCCCACACCAGCGCATCCATCACCCTCTCCGAAGGGCACGACCCGGAGGTGGGCGGCGACCTGATGCGCAGCCTGAAACGGCTGCTGCCTCCGGACCAGGGCTACCTGCACGAGGGCAATCCCGACGCCCACCTCAAGTCCATCCTGACGGGAAACTCGCTCCAGATCATCGTGGAAAACGGCCAGCTCCAGCTCGGCTCGTGGCAAGGCGTGTTCTTCTGCGAGTTCGACGGCCCCCGGCCCCGCGAAGTCTGGGTCAAATTTCAAGGCTGA